The Daucus carota subsp. sativus chromosome 2, DH1 v3.0, whole genome shotgun sequence genome includes a window with the following:
- the LOC108226022 gene encoding protein FAR1-RELATED SEQUENCE 5-like: MRYFMPSIVAGSDVPFRNQSFDSLDNAYKFYKDYGRLGGFDVRKTTEKRDADGTIILKHFVCSKEGFNDGSHCEENRQRRTVSRRCGCKAKVVMKIMSQNRYYVFNFVELHNHPLASESGRKFLRASREMTVRTFDRDLKEFVGEKDGQMLIDKFRVLQETSKSFYFAYELYDDGHLTMLFWADATSRRNFEIYGDAVSFDATFDTNKYNMIFAPFTGVDKHDRRVIFAACLLSKDDVSHYNWVSVLASFSGENGLVPSKHRLCMWHIMEKFPIKLGNRLCKETDFMEKMKTYIWSSNLEIDEFKSGWKAVIEEFKLEDNKWLSDMYEIRKSWIRSYFRDSSMFGLMRTTSRSESEIFSFSQFNKQGDTLCEFWIRFESAMHRRRNKTERLDHESNSSKPNMLSRWFIEDDAADLFTRSIFLQSPRRDFGILLGCRLRE, translated from the exons ATGAGGTATTTTATGCCTAGTATAGTTGCTGGAAGTGATGTACCGTTTCGAAACCAGTCTTTTGATAGCTTAGATAATGCTTACAAGTTTTACAAAGACTATGGGAGACTAGGTGGTTTTGATGTACGAAAAACAACGGAGAAGAGAGATGCTGATGGGACTATTATTTTGAAACATTTTGTTTGTAGTAAGGAAGGCTTTAATGATGGAAGTCATTGTGAAGAAAATAGGCAAAGGCGTACCGTCTCACGGAGGTGTGGATGTAAAGCGAAAGTTGTCATGAAAATTATGAGCCAAAacagatattatgtttttaattttgttgaacTTCACAACCATCCGTTGGCTAGTGAAAGTGGTAGAAAGTTTTTGAGGGCTAGTAGAGAGATGACAGTTA GAACTTTTGATAGGGATTTAAAAGAATTTGTTGGTGAAAAGGATGGACAAATGTTGATTGACAAATTTAGAGTTTTACAGGAGACATCTAAATCGTTTTATTTTGCTTATGAACTTTATGATGATGGGCATTTGACTATGCTATTCTGGGCTGATGCAACTAGTAGGAGGAACTTTGAAATATACGGTGATGCCGTGTCATTTGACGCCACATTTGATACTAACAA gtataatatgatttttgctcCTTTCACTGGTGTTGACAAACATGATAGACGTGTCATCTTTGCTGCTTGTTTATTATCGAAAGACGATGTTTCTCATTATAACTGG GTATCTGTGCTGGCTTCATTTTCTGGTGAGAATGGATTGGTTCCTAGCAAGCATCGCCTTTGTATGTGGCATATCATGGAGAAATTTCCTATTAAG CTTGGCAATCGTTTGTGTAAGGAAACAGACTTTATGGAGAAAATGAAAACTTACATATGGTCGTCAAATTTGGAAATTGATGAGTTTAAGAGTGGATGGAAAGCAGTTATAGAAGAGTTTAAATTGGAAGATAACAAATGGTTATCAGATATGTATGAGATAAGGAAGTCGTGGATTCGTTCCTATTTCAGGGACAGTTCTATGTTTGGTTTGATGAGGACAACTTCAAGGTCCGAAAGTGAAATTTTTTCCTTTTCACAGTTTAACAAGCAAGGTGATACCTTATGTGAGTTTTGGATACGTTTTGAGAGTGCAATGCATAGGCGACGGAATAAAACAGAACGGTTAGACCACGAGTCTAACTCAAGCAAGCCAAATATGTTGTCAAGATGGTTTATTGAAGATGATGCGGCAGATCTATTTACACgttcaatttttttacaaagtCCAAGAAGAGATTTTGGCATCTTGCTTGGATGCAGATTAAGAGAATGA